A genomic window from Labrus bergylta chromosome 7, fLabBer1.1, whole genome shotgun sequence includes:
- the cry1b gene encoding cryptochrome-1b gives MNSWSKVKRIIVTRQSKATSEDFCLQGHLIIVVGDTPSPTFPPSLGILKTAGDMVVNTIHWFRKGLRLHDNPSLRDSMRGADTLRCIYILDPWFAGSSNVGINRWRFLLHCLEDLDASLRKLNSRLFVIRGQPTDVFPRLFKEWKINRLSYEYDSEPFGKERDATIQKLASEAKVEVMVRISHTLYDLAKIIELNDGQPPLTYKRFQALVSRMEAVEHPAETITPDVIKNCVTPISDDHDHKFGVPTLEELGFDTEGLSEAVWPGGETEALIRLERHLERKAWVANFESPRMNANSLLASPTGLSPYLRFGCLSCRLFYSKLTDLYIKVKENNSPPLSLYGQLLFREFFYTSATNNPCFDKMEGNPVCVQVPWDRNPEALAKWAEGQTGFPWIDAIMTQLRQEGWVHHLARHAVACFLTRGDLWISWEEGMKAFEELLIDADWSVNAGSWMWLSCSSFFQQFFKCYCPVGFGRRTDPSGDYIRRYLPVLRGFPAEYIYDPWNAPEEVQKAAKCIIGVHYPKPMVNHAEASRINIERMRQIYQQLSSYRGLGLLAAVPSNPSSNMRGVGAGSSQAPRGASENPLTQETIPRTERGQMTQKRRYEEALPESCRKYLKQSK, from the exons ATGAATTCATGGAGCAAGGTTAAGAGAATAATCGTTACCAGACAATCTAAAGCTACTTCCGAAGACTTCTGTCTTCAAGGACATCTTATTATTGTTGTTGGGGacaccccctcccccacttTTCCACCTTCACTTGGGATATTAAAGACAGCAGGTGACATGGTTGTCAACACCATCCACTGGTTCAGGAAGGGACTGCGGCTGCACGACAACCCGTCTCTGAGGGACTCTATGCGGGGAGCGGACACCCTGCGGTGCATCTACATCCTGGACCCCTGGTTCGCGGGATCCTCCAATGTGGGCATCAACAGGTGGAG gtTTTTGTTGCATTGTTTGGAGGATTTGGACGCCAGCCTGCGTAAACTGAACTCCCGTCTGTTTGTCATCAGAGGACAGCCCACCGACGTCTTCCCTCGTCTGTTTAAG GAGTGGAAGATCAACCGTTTATCTTATGAATATGACTCTGAGCCGTTTGGGAAGGAGCGTGATGCCACCATTCAGAAGCTCGCCAGCGAAGCGAAGGTGGAGGTCATGGTGCGGatttcacacacactctacgACCTGGCCAA GATCATTGAACTGAACGATGGTCAGCCTCCTCTCACCTATAAGCGCTTCCAGGCTCTCGTTAGCCGGATGGAAGCCGTGGAGCACCCTGCAGAGACGATCACACCGGATGTGATCAAAAACTGTGTCACGCCCATCAGTGACGACCACGACCACAAGTTCGGTGTGCCGACCCTGGAAGAGTTGG gttTTGACACGGAGGGCCTGAGCGAAGCCGTGTGGCCGGGTGGAGAAACAGAAGCCCTCATCAGGCTGGAGAGACACCTGGAGAGGAAG GCGTGGGTGGCAAACTTCGAGAGTCCTCGTATGAACGCTAACTCCCTGCTGGCCAGTCCCACGGGCCTCAGTCCGTACCTGCGCTTCGGATGTCTCTCTTGTCGACTATTCTACTCAAAACTCACCGACCTGTACATAAAG GTGAAGGAGAACAACTCCCCGCCTCTCTCCCTGTACGGTCAGCTGCTGTTTAGGGAGTTCTTCTACACCTCCGCCACCAACAACCCCTGCTTTGACAAGATGGAGGGAAACCCTGTGTGCGTGCAGGTCCCCTGGGACAGAAACCCGGAAGCTCTGGCCAAGTGGGCGGAGGGACAGACAGGCTTTCCCTGGATAGATGCCATCATGACCCAGTTGAGGCAGGAGGGCTGGGTCCATCACTTGGCACGGCACGCTGTGGCCTGCTTCCTGACCAGGGGAGACCTGTGGATCAGCTGGGAGGAAGGCATGAAG GCGTTTGAGGAGCTGCTCATAGACGCAGACTGGAGTGTAAACGCTGGTAGCTGGATGTggctctcctgcagctccttcttTCAGCAGTTTTTCAAATGTTACTGCCCCGTGGGATTTGGACGACGCACAGACCCCTCTGGGGACTACATACG GCGTTATTTGCCGGTACTAAGAGGCTTTCCAGCTGAATACATTTATGATCCGTGGAACGCCCCGGAGGAAGTGCAGAAGGCGGCCAAATGTATCATCGGAGTTCATTACCCGAAGCCCATGGTGAACCACGCAGAGGCCAGCCGCATCAACATTGAGAGGATGAGGCAGATTTACCAGCAGCTCTCCAGCTACAGAGGACTAG GTCTCCTGGCTGCAGTTCCATCTAATCCTAGCAGCAACATGAGAGGAGTCGGTGCAGGGAGCAGTCAGGCTCCAAGAGGGGCTTCTGAAAATCCCCTCACCCAGGAGACAATACCTCGGACAG AAAGAGGACAGATGACACAGAAGCGGCGCTATGAGGAGGCTCTCCCTGAAAGCTGCCGTAAATATTTGAAGCAGAGCAAATGA
- the zgc:153031 gene encoding zgc:153031, with product METSRDEVQRKPVHVIAAVCNDMGIGKDGKLPWTLPSEFQYFLNTVTRVSKPEKMNLMVWGKLCWYSNPETLFPVANNLHVVLSTTLNKVPDQAHFLCPDFASAILLTTRPHLADLIETIWVVGGTQVYKEALKHPWCDLLYLTDIMADFDCDVFFPAFDRGLFKEQEGFPGVPSKIQEENGVKYKFRVFKKESVDVV from the exons ATGGAGACGAGCCGGGACGAAGTGCAGAGGAAACCTGTCCACGTCATAGCTGCAGTCTGCAACGACATGGGCATCGGGAAAGACGGGAAACTGCCGTGGACTTTACC GTCAGAGTTCCAGTACTTCCTGAACACAGTCACACGGGTCTCCAAACCAG AAAAGATGAATCTGATGGTGTGGGGCAAACTGTGCTGGTACTCCAACCCAGAAACTCTGTTCCCAGTGGCCAATAACCTGCACGTGGTGCTGAGTACGACACTAaa CAAGGTTCCAGACCAGGCCCACTTCCTGTGTCCGGACTTTGCGAGTGCCATCCTCCTCACCACCCGGCCCCACCTCGCTGACCTCATAGAGACCATCTGGGTTGTTGGGGGGACACAGGTGTACAAG GAGGCGTTGAAGCACCCGTGGTGTGACCTGCTGTACCTGACGGACATTATGGCCGACTTCGACTGTGACGTTTTCTTCCCTGCGTTCGACAGAGGACTCTTTAAAGAGCAGGAAGG ATTTCCAGGAGTACCGAGTAAAATCCAGGAGGAGAACGGGGTCAAGTACAAATTCCGAGTTTTTAAGAAAGAGAGCGTTGATGTGGTGTGA
- the mterf2 gene encoding transcription termination factor 2, mitochondrial isoform X2 produces the protein MRRFTCTASSGDRRRRLASMFRLIASSLCLRCQRVPALPVILRPCVTLSSAENQQTVEALYDLSVDIQKVRKLKSWVLHQSPAYTKEVADLLKDMGASGSVVARILALHPESILCCPEQVEAQRELWMSVCPNQKELVSIIEKFPASFFTSSSHHDNQRDNIAFFQSLNLNKRIVTKLMASAPLSFSRPVEQNQLMVRTLQQAYTELGGEDANMRIWLQKLLSQNPFVLLKPPDVLRQNLLFLRDRGFSTAELLRLLSKLRGFVTELNPDNMRRTLAFSQDAMGCSEEDLRDIVLSCPALLYYPEEILSERFNGLLSVGVSMSQITETPTVLELTTQIIIYRLQRLRSYGYDVRTGSLQVLNGTKKDFEVSCGRLQIRRERPLFNPVAPLRGDD, from the exons ATGAGAAGATTTACCTGCACGGCTTCATCAG GTGATCGGCGTCGGCGCCTCGCCTCGATGTTTCGTCTGATCGCGTCCTCTCTGTGCCTGCGGTGTCAGCGTGTCCCCGCTCTGCCCGTTATCCTGCGGCCATGTGTGACGCTGAGCTCGGCAGAGAACCAGCAGACAGTGGAGGCGCTCTACGACCTCTCTGTGGACATCCAGAAGGTCCGTAAGCTGAAGAGCTGGGTCCTGCATCAGAGCCCCGCCTACACTAAGGAGGTGGCCGACCTGCTGAAGGACATGGGGGCGTCCGGCTCGGTCGTCGCCCGGATCCTGGCGCTTCACCCTGAGTCTATCCTTTGTTGCCCGGAGCAGGTGGAGGCTCAGAGGGAGCTGTGGATGTCCGTGTGCCCCAACCAGAAGGAGCTGGTCAGCATCATCGAGAAATTCCCCGCCtctttcttcacctcctccagtcaccatgacaaccagcggGACAACATTGCGTTCTTCCAGAGCTTGAACCTCAACAAGCGAATCGTCACCAAGCTGATGGCGAGCGCTCCACTGAGCTTCAGCCGGCCGGTGGAGCAGAACCAGCTGATGGTGCGGACGCTGCAGCAGGCGTACACAGAACTGGGCGGCGAGGACGCCAACATGAGGATCTGGCTCCAGAAGCTGCTGAGTCAGAATCCGTTTGTCCTCCTGAAGCCTCCGGACGTGCTGAGGCAGAACCTGCTGTTCCTCAGGGACCGCGGCTTCAGCACGGCCGAGCTGCTCCGCCTCCTCTCCAAACTCAGAGGCTTCGTCACCGAGCTGAACCCCGATAACATGCGCCGCACGCTGGCCTTCTCCCAGGACGCCATGGGCTGCTCCGAGGAGGATCTGCGGGACATCGTCCTCAGCTGTCCCGCTCTGCTTTACTACCCCGAAGAGATCCTGTCTGAGCGCTTTAATGGCCTCCTCAGCGTCGGGGTCAGCATGTCTCAGATCACAGAGACCCCCACCGTGCTCGAGCTCACCACACAGATCATCATCTATCGGTTGCAGCGCCTGAGATCGTACGGATATGACGTAAGGACAGGAAGTCTGCAGGTTTTAAACGGCACTAAGAAGGACTTTGAGGTGAGCTGTGGACGGCTTCAGATCCGCAGAGAGAGGCCGCTTTTCAACCCGGTCGCACCTCTAAGAGGAGACGACTGA
- the mterf2 gene encoding transcription termination factor 2, mitochondrial isoform X1, with the protein MRRFTCTASSDAVFSSSLTPAGDRRRRLASMFRLIASSLCLRCQRVPALPVILRPCVTLSSAENQQTVEALYDLSVDIQKVRKLKSWVLHQSPAYTKEVADLLKDMGASGSVVARILALHPESILCCPEQVEAQRELWMSVCPNQKELVSIIEKFPASFFTSSSHHDNQRDNIAFFQSLNLNKRIVTKLMASAPLSFSRPVEQNQLMVRTLQQAYTELGGEDANMRIWLQKLLSQNPFVLLKPPDVLRQNLLFLRDRGFSTAELLRLLSKLRGFVTELNPDNMRRTLAFSQDAMGCSEEDLRDIVLSCPALLYYPEEILSERFNGLLSVGVSMSQITETPTVLELTTQIIIYRLQRLRSYGYDVRTGSLQVLNGTKKDFEVSCGRLQIRRERPLFNPVAPLRGDD; encoded by the exons ATGAGAAGATTTACCTGCACGGCTTCATCAG ACgctgtattttcttcttctcttactcCTGCAGGTGATCGGCGTCGGCGCCTCGCCTCGATGTTTCGTCTGATCGCGTCCTCTCTGTGCCTGCGGTGTCAGCGTGTCCCCGCTCTGCCCGTTATCCTGCGGCCATGTGTGACGCTGAGCTCGGCAGAGAACCAGCAGACAGTGGAGGCGCTCTACGACCTCTCTGTGGACATCCAGAAGGTCCGTAAGCTGAAGAGCTGGGTCCTGCATCAGAGCCCCGCCTACACTAAGGAGGTGGCCGACCTGCTGAAGGACATGGGGGCGTCCGGCTCGGTCGTCGCCCGGATCCTGGCGCTTCACCCTGAGTCTATCCTTTGTTGCCCGGAGCAGGTGGAGGCTCAGAGGGAGCTGTGGATGTCCGTGTGCCCCAACCAGAAGGAGCTGGTCAGCATCATCGAGAAATTCCCCGCCtctttcttcacctcctccagtcaccatgacaaccagcggGACAACATTGCGTTCTTCCAGAGCTTGAACCTCAACAAGCGAATCGTCACCAAGCTGATGGCGAGCGCTCCACTGAGCTTCAGCCGGCCGGTGGAGCAGAACCAGCTGATGGTGCGGACGCTGCAGCAGGCGTACACAGAACTGGGCGGCGAGGACGCCAACATGAGGATCTGGCTCCAGAAGCTGCTGAGTCAGAATCCGTTTGTCCTCCTGAAGCCTCCGGACGTGCTGAGGCAGAACCTGCTGTTCCTCAGGGACCGCGGCTTCAGCACGGCCGAGCTGCTCCGCCTCCTCTCCAAACTCAGAGGCTTCGTCACCGAGCTGAACCCCGATAACATGCGCCGCACGCTGGCCTTCTCCCAGGACGCCATGGGCTGCTCCGAGGAGGATCTGCGGGACATCGTCCTCAGCTGTCCCGCTCTGCTTTACTACCCCGAAGAGATCCTGTCTGAGCGCTTTAATGGCCTCCTCAGCGTCGGGGTCAGCATGTCTCAGATCACAGAGACCCCCACCGTGCTCGAGCTCACCACACAGATCATCATCTATCGGTTGCAGCGCCTGAGATCGTACGGATATGACGTAAGGACAGGAAGTCTGCAGGTTTTAAACGGCACTAAGAAGGACTTTGAGGTGAGCTGTGGACGGCTTCAGATCCGCAGAGAGAGGCCGCTTTTCAACCCGGTCGCACCTCTAAGAGGAGACGACTGA
- the mterf2 gene encoding transcription termination factor 2, mitochondrial isoform X3 — translation MFRLIASSLCLRCQRVPALPVILRPCVTLSSAENQQTVEALYDLSVDIQKVRKLKSWVLHQSPAYTKEVADLLKDMGASGSVVARILALHPESILCCPEQVEAQRELWMSVCPNQKELVSIIEKFPASFFTSSSHHDNQRDNIAFFQSLNLNKRIVTKLMASAPLSFSRPVEQNQLMVRTLQQAYTELGGEDANMRIWLQKLLSQNPFVLLKPPDVLRQNLLFLRDRGFSTAELLRLLSKLRGFVTELNPDNMRRTLAFSQDAMGCSEEDLRDIVLSCPALLYYPEEILSERFNGLLSVGVSMSQITETPTVLELTTQIIIYRLQRLRSYGYDVRTGSLQVLNGTKKDFEVSCGRLQIRRERPLFNPVAPLRGDD, via the coding sequence ATGTTTCGTCTGATCGCGTCCTCTCTGTGCCTGCGGTGTCAGCGTGTCCCCGCTCTGCCCGTTATCCTGCGGCCATGTGTGACGCTGAGCTCGGCAGAGAACCAGCAGACAGTGGAGGCGCTCTACGACCTCTCTGTGGACATCCAGAAGGTCCGTAAGCTGAAGAGCTGGGTCCTGCATCAGAGCCCCGCCTACACTAAGGAGGTGGCCGACCTGCTGAAGGACATGGGGGCGTCCGGCTCGGTCGTCGCCCGGATCCTGGCGCTTCACCCTGAGTCTATCCTTTGTTGCCCGGAGCAGGTGGAGGCTCAGAGGGAGCTGTGGATGTCCGTGTGCCCCAACCAGAAGGAGCTGGTCAGCATCATCGAGAAATTCCCCGCCtctttcttcacctcctccagtcaccatgacaaccagcggGACAACATTGCGTTCTTCCAGAGCTTGAACCTCAACAAGCGAATCGTCACCAAGCTGATGGCGAGCGCTCCACTGAGCTTCAGCCGGCCGGTGGAGCAGAACCAGCTGATGGTGCGGACGCTGCAGCAGGCGTACACAGAACTGGGCGGCGAGGACGCCAACATGAGGATCTGGCTCCAGAAGCTGCTGAGTCAGAATCCGTTTGTCCTCCTGAAGCCTCCGGACGTGCTGAGGCAGAACCTGCTGTTCCTCAGGGACCGCGGCTTCAGCACGGCCGAGCTGCTCCGCCTCCTCTCCAAACTCAGAGGCTTCGTCACCGAGCTGAACCCCGATAACATGCGCCGCACGCTGGCCTTCTCCCAGGACGCCATGGGCTGCTCCGAGGAGGATCTGCGGGACATCGTCCTCAGCTGTCCCGCTCTGCTTTACTACCCCGAAGAGATCCTGTCTGAGCGCTTTAATGGCCTCCTCAGCGTCGGGGTCAGCATGTCTCAGATCACAGAGACCCCCACCGTGCTCGAGCTCACCACACAGATCATCATCTATCGGTTGCAGCGCCTGAGATCGTACGGATATGACGTAAGGACAGGAAGTCTGCAGGTTTTAAACGGCACTAAGAAGGACTTTGAGGTGAGCTGTGGACGGCTTCAGATCCGCAGAGAGAGGCCGCTTTTCAACCCGGTCGCACCTCTAAGAGGAGACGACTGA